In a single window of the Thermococcus stetteri genome:
- a CDS encoding protein-tyrosine phosphatase family protein, whose product MWPSAKFIDDKVAFSRMPTEKELDEVVRDFNAVVVLVEEHELPYPLEEWEKRGVEVLHSPIPDFTAPSIEQLLQILRWIEERVKGGKRVLIHCMGGLGRSGTVAVAWLMYSRGLSLREALMEVRKKRPGAVETWEQMEVLQELERHLRSR is encoded by the coding sequence AAGTTCATTGACGACAAAGTCGCCTTCTCCCGGATGCCGACGGAGAAAGAGTTAGATGAGGTCGTCAGAGACTTCAATGCAGTTGTTGTCCTCGTTGAAGAGCACGAGCTCCCTTACCCGCTTGAAGAGTGGGAAAAGAGGGGTGTAGAAGTCCTCCACAGTCCGATTCCAGACTTCACGGCTCCAAGCATAGAGCAACTCCTTCAGATCCTCCGATGGATTGAAGAGAGGGTCAAAGGAGGGAAGAGGGTTCTTATTCACTGCATGGGTGGTCTTGGGAGGAGCGGGACCGTGGCTGTTGCGTGGCTCATGTACTCGCGCGGCCTTTCCCTGCGCGAGGCACTCATGGAGGTCAGAAAAAAGAGGCCCGGGGCAGTGGAGACGTGGGAGCAGATGGAGGTTTTGCAGGAGCTTGAACGACATCTCAGAAGCCGTTGA
- a CDS encoding nitroreductase family protein, whose translation MRVLELAKRRKTVRKFMPDKPPKEDILKAIEAAKEAPSGMNAQPWKFVIIEDEWLKAKIRDVCEAEEKKFHDKVSGKLGEWLKEKGFTFEKPFLSEAPYLILVFGHIKAPYWLQSTWIAVGYLLLALEELGLGTVTYTPPNPRPIEELLNAPKDYKLQTILPVGYPADPKPKYERRELEEVVSFNGF comes from the coding sequence ATGCGTGTCCTTGAGCTCGCCAAAAGGAGAAAGACTGTTAGAAAGTTCATGCCCGACAAACCGCCGAAAGAGGACATTCTAAAGGCCATAGAAGCGGCCAAGGAAGCCCCCTCCGGGATGAACGCCCAGCCCTGGAAGTTCGTAATCATAGAGGACGAGTGGCTGAAGGCAAAAATCCGCGATGTCTGTGAGGCTGAAGAGAAGAAGTTTCACGATAAAGTCTCCGGCAAGCTGGGAGAGTGGTTAAAAGAGAAAGGGTTTACATTCGAAAAACCCTTTTTGAGCGAGGCTCCTTACCTAATCCTCGTCTTCGGCCACATTAAAGCTCCCTACTGGCTCCAGTCAACGTGGATAGCTGTGGGTTATCTTCTGCTTGCTCTTGAGGAACTCGGCCTCGGCACTGTAACTTACACCCCTCCGAACCCGAGGCCCATTGAGGAACTCCTAAACGCTCCAAAGGATTACAAGCTCCAGACGATACTCCCCGTTGGCTATCCCGCCGACCCCAAGCCAAAGTACGAGAGGAGGGAGCTTGAGGAGGTCGTGAGCTTCAACGGCTTCTGA
- a CDS encoding MBL fold metallo-hydrolase, with protein sequence MLVYFIGTGGSEGIPAHLCTCSSCNEARKFGFAQRRPSTLAVITENRKAVLFDVGTDIRDFLNVPLEAIFLTHWHHDHIYGLYKLRWMALETELYAPEGHADALILNDPKNLRPKTLKPGDTLKVETLKITAIRLNHDVETLGYLIEEDGKSVALLYDTKGLPEETWELLREKAPLRLAIVDATYPPGFDDPNHNNVDEAAEIGLQLAERTVLSHISHKNLPFLELVEYVRRKWRNKVLVAYDGMVFYV encoded by the coding sequence ATGCTCGTCTACTTCATCGGCACGGGCGGAAGCGAGGGGATTCCGGCACACCTCTGCACCTGTTCCTCCTGTAACGAAGCCCGGAAATTCGGCTTCGCCCAGAGGAGGCCCTCGACCCTAGCAGTAATCACGGAGAACAGAAAAGCCGTCCTCTTCGACGTCGGAACTGACATAAGGGACTTCCTCAACGTCCCGCTTGAAGCGATCTTCCTGACCCACTGGCACCACGACCACATCTACGGCCTCTACAAGCTCCGCTGGATGGCGCTGGAGACGGAGCTCTACGCACCCGAGGGACACGCGGACGCTCTGATCCTCAACGACCCGAAGAACCTCCGGCCGAAGACGCTGAAGCCCGGCGATACGCTGAAAGTGGAAACACTGAAGATAACGGCCATAAGACTTAACCACGACGTTGAGACCCTCGGCTATCTCATAGAGGAAGATGGAAAGAGTGTGGCTCTTCTCTACGACACAAAAGGCCTTCCAGAGGAGACCTGGGAGCTCTTGAGGGAAAAAGCACCTCTGAGGCTGGCCATCGTCGATGCCACTTATCCGCCCGGCTTCGATGATCCCAACCACAACAACGTGGATGAGGCCGCTGAAATCGGCCTTCAGCTTGCGGAAAGGACAGTTTTAAGCCACATCTCCCACAAGAACCTGCCCTTCCTCGAGCTCGTGGAGTACGTGAGAAGGAAGTGGAGAAACAAAGTCCTCGTGGCCTACGATGGGATGGTGTTCTACGTCTAA
- a CDS encoding ATP-binding protein has translation MENTPSFVVIYGRRRVGKTRLLVEFSRGKKVFFRTFMEGTKESQVKSLAGELADFFNDEVFLSFSDWYPLFKYLSGKINEKTLLVFDEFTYAVKSDKGILSTLQRAWDHELSNKPVMLVLSGSLMGMMEDEVLSHSSPLYGRRTAGFRLRPLRLFPSLRFFKDFTEGLKFYMLLGGIPAYLIIASRYKTVGEFVEGEFLTPEGYFYDEPYIVLSELRELKTYFSILSAMATGRRKPSVIASSVGLEGRRIYPYLETLIRLGFVERELPVVGKERRGLYKISDPMLMSWFSLVYPNRTRIELGTMTLDEVGETLQKIFSFRFEEVSREFLIELNRTGKLPFRFTKIGRWWYKGEEIDAVALNEKEKEVLFVEVKWEDLSEGEGRGILRDLERKAELVGLKGWEKSYGLIGKRVEGKGELRDEGWLVWDLKDFKRFGK, from the coding sequence ATGGAAAACACCCCATCCTTCGTTGTCATCTACGGAAGGAGAAGGGTTGGAAAGACCAGGCTTCTCGTGGAGTTTTCGAGAGGGAAGAAAGTCTTCTTTCGCACCTTCATGGAGGGGACGAAGGAGAGCCAAGTCAAAAGTCTCGCAGGAGAGCTAGCCGATTTCTTTAACGATGAAGTCTTCCTAAGCTTCTCTGACTGGTACCCCCTTTTCAAGTACCTTTCGGGAAAAATCAACGAAAAAACTCTCCTCGTATTCGATGAGTTCACCTACGCGGTCAAAAGTGATAAAGGCATCTTAAGTACACTCCAGAGGGCATGGGATCACGAGTTAAGCAATAAACCAGTGATGCTCGTCCTCTCCGGTTCACTTATGGGAATGATGGAGGACGAGGTTCTGAGCCACTCCTCCCCTCTCTACGGCAGGAGAACCGCCGGCTTCAGGCTCCGCCCTCTGAGGCTCTTCCCCTCCCTCAGATTTTTCAAAGACTTTACAGAAGGCCTGAAGTTCTACATGCTCCTTGGTGGAATCCCAGCGTATCTTATCATTGCCTCCCGCTACAAGACAGTTGGAGAGTTTGTCGAGGGAGAGTTCCTTACCCCCGAAGGGTACTTCTATGACGAGCCGTACATAGTCCTCTCCGAGCTTAGGGAGCTGAAAACTTACTTTTCAATCCTCTCGGCAATGGCAACAGGGAGGAGAAAGCCTTCGGTAATAGCCAGTAGTGTGGGCCTGGAAGGGAGGCGAATATATCCCTACCTCGAGACTCTGATACGGCTCGGCTTCGTAGAGAGGGAGCTTCCGGTTGTGGGTAAGGAGAGGAGGGGCCTCTACAAGATTTCCGACCCGATGTTAATGAGCTGGTTCTCGCTCGTCTATCCGAACAGAACGAGGATAGAGCTTGGGACAATGACCCTCGATGAGGTTGGAGAGACCCTCCAGAAAATCTTTTCCTTCCGCTTCGAGGAAGTTTCAAGGGAATTCCTCATAGAGCTGAATAGGACTGGGAAGCTCCCCTTCAGGTTCACCAAGATTGGGAGGTGGTGGTATAAGGGTGAAGAGATTGACGCCGTTGCCCTCAACGAAAAGGAGAAGGAGGTCCTTTTTGTTGAGGTCAAGTGGGAGGATTTGAGTGAGGGGGAAGGGCGGGGGATTTTAAGAGACCTCGAACGGAAAGCCGAGCTCGTTGGTCTTAAGGGATGGGAGAAGAGCTATGGGCTAATAGGAAAGAGAGTAGAAGGAAAAGGGGAGCTTAGAGACGAGGGGTGGCTGGTTTGGGACTTAAAGGACTTTAAGCGGTTTGGAAAATAA
- a CDS encoding Mut7-C RNAse domain-containing protein produces MKFIADMMLGRLARWLRLYGYDTLYGIVDDDEIIKRALAEARVILTRDEELAEKAEKLGARVIFLSSNSLERQVEELRKFGVEFRELFPENARCPKCNGPIERVPKEYVKGKVPESVYEKYDEFYVCKKCGQIYWPGRQWKEMLKIDRKLRLGKSEEKE; encoded by the coding sequence ATGAAGTTCATCGCCGACATGATGCTCGGTCGCCTGGCACGGTGGCTCAGGCTGTACGGGTACGACACCCTCTACGGGATAGTGGACGACGACGAGATCATCAAGAGGGCCCTCGCCGAGGCCAGGGTCATCCTCACCCGGGATGAGGAGCTGGCAGAAAAGGCGGAAAAGCTCGGCGCCAGGGTTATCTTCCTCTCCTCGAACTCCCTTGAGAGACAGGTTGAGGAACTGAGAAAGTTCGGCGTCGAGTTCAGGGAGCTCTTCCCGGAGAACGCCCGCTGTCCAAAGTGCAACGGGCCGATAGAGAGGGTCCCAAAGGAGTACGTCAAGGGAAAAGTGCCGGAGAGCGTTTACGAAAAATATGACGAGTTCTACGTCTGCAAGAAGTGCGGGCAGATATACTGGCCCGGAAGGCAGTGGAAGGAGATGCTTAAAATAGACAGAAAGCTCAGACTGGGAAAGTCTGAGGAGAAGGAATAA
- a CDS encoding ABC transporter ATP-binding protein encodes MGEPLLRVENLKKYFPIKRSIIEALRKEPVRYVRAVDGVSFEIERGEVLALIGESGCGKTTTGRAVLRLIEPTDGRVIFDGTDIMKLSKEELRPFRRRMQIIFQDPYASLSPRMKIGDAIAHPLLVHGLADKEEAREIALKMLKRVGLTPEDEFYDRYPHHLSGGQRQRVVIARAMILKPEFVVADEAVSMIDVSMRASILDLLESFRREYNLSQLFITHDIAVGKLIADRIAVMYLGKIVEIGPTEEVLRNPAHPYTRALIDAVPSIERRKRKKKFKITGEVPNAANPPSGCRFHPRCPFADEKCRNEEPKLVEVSHNHFAACHHPLG; translated from the coding sequence ATGGGTGAGCCGCTCCTCAGGGTCGAGAACCTGAAGAAGTACTTTCCGATAAAGCGAAGCATCATCGAGGCCCTTAGGAAAGAGCCGGTGAGGTACGTTAGGGCAGTGGACGGGGTGAGCTTTGAGATAGAGCGCGGTGAGGTTCTGGCGTTAATAGGCGAGAGCGGTTGTGGAAAAACAACGACTGGGAGGGCAGTTCTGAGGCTTATCGAGCCGACCGACGGCAGGGTTATCTTCGACGGCACCGACATAATGAAGCTCAGCAAGGAGGAGCTGAGACCATTCCGCAGGAGGATGCAGATAATCTTCCAGGATCCATACGCGAGCCTGAGTCCTAGGATGAAGATAGGCGACGCAATAGCGCACCCCCTCCTCGTCCACGGTCTGGCGGACAAGGAGGAAGCCAGGGAGATCGCGCTCAAGATGCTCAAGCGTGTCGGTCTAACACCTGAGGACGAGTTCTACGACCGCTATCCACACCACCTCAGCGGCGGCCAGAGGCAAAGGGTCGTTATAGCGAGGGCAATGATACTCAAGCCGGAGTTCGTGGTGGCTGACGAGGCAGTCTCTATGATAGACGTATCAATGCGCGCTTCAATACTGGATCTTCTCGAGTCGTTCAGGAGGGAGTACAACCTCAGCCAGCTCTTCATAACCCACGACATAGCCGTAGGGAAGCTCATAGCGGACAGAATAGCGGTTATGTACCTCGGGAAGATAGTGGAGATAGGCCCGACTGAAGAGGTTCTAAGAAATCCCGCCCACCCGTACACAAGGGCCCTGATAGACGCTGTCCCCTCGATAGAACGCAGAAAGCGGAAGAAGAAGTTCAAGATTACCGGAGAGGTTCCGAACGCCGCCAACCCACCCAGCGGCTGTCGCTTCCATCCGAGATGCCCCTTCGCGGACGAGAAGTGCAGGAACGAAGAGCCAAAGCTGGTGGAGGTCTCCCACAATCACTTCGCGGCCTGCCACCACCCGCTTGGGTGA
- a CDS encoding ABC transporter ATP-binding protein produces MLLEVRNLSVYYYTLSGVVRGAEGVTFSIDRGEWVIFVGESGSGKSTVAHAVMNLVPSPGKIVSGEVIFEGKNLLKLPKEELRTIRGKELSMIFQDPMTSLDPLRKIGDQMVEVMTVHGVPEEEAMERAKELLERVNLPPDRLDSYPHQLSGGQRQRISIAMAMAFNPKLLIADEPTTALDVIVQDSIMDLIEGLKEEGTSIYFVTHDISLAAERSDKIAVMYAGKLVEFGTVEQIIENPMHPYTKALIEAVPDLWKEGKVKAIPGYPPDLRNPPAGCRFHPRCPFARAGVCDTEEPEFREVEKGHYVACHFPGGGGNG; encoded by the coding sequence ATGTTGCTCGAAGTCAGGAACCTTAGCGTGTACTACTACACACTCTCTGGAGTCGTCAGAGGGGCCGAGGGAGTTACCTTCAGCATAGACAGGGGTGAGTGGGTGATCTTCGTCGGTGAGAGCGGGAGCGGAAAATCAACAGTCGCCCACGCCGTCATGAACCTCGTACCTTCCCCGGGAAAGATAGTGTCTGGTGAAGTCATCTTCGAGGGGAAGAATCTCCTAAAGCTCCCCAAGGAGGAGCTTAGAACAATAAGGGGGAAGGAGCTTAGCATGATTTTCCAGGACCCAATGACGAGCCTCGATCCACTAAGGAAGATAGGAGACCAGATGGTAGAGGTCATGACCGTCCACGGCGTCCCTGAAGAGGAAGCAATGGAGCGTGCGAAGGAGCTGCTTGAGCGGGTCAACCTGCCCCCAGACAGGCTGGACTCCTACCCACACCAGCTCAGCGGCGGCCAGAGGCAGAGGATAAGCATAGCGATGGCGATGGCCTTCAACCCCAAGCTCCTCATCGCGGACGAACCGACTACCGCCTTGGACGTTATAGTTCAGGACTCCATAATGGATCTAATTGAGGGCCTCAAGGAGGAAGGGACGAGCATATACTTCGTCACCCACGACATATCCCTTGCCGCCGAGAGGAGCGACAAGATAGCAGTTATGTACGCGGGAAAGCTCGTCGAATTCGGGACGGTGGAGCAGATAATTGAGAACCCGATGCACCCATATACTAAGGCCCTCATCGAGGCCGTACCCGACCTCTGGAAGGAAGGTAAGGTGAAGGCCATTCCAGGCTATCCACCCGACCTGAGGAATCCTCCGGCCGGCTGTCGCTTCCACCCGAGGTGTCCCTTTGCCAGGGCGGGCGTCTGCGATACAGAGGAGCCCGAGTTCAGAGAGGTCGAGAAAGGCCACTATGTGGCATGCCACTTCCCAGGAGGTGGCGGGAATGGGTGA
- a CDS encoding ABC transporter permease has product MEIAGKISEFLFGKKPGRGMLIFGLIIILAVLLMAIFAPLIAPYNPTQSTEDVFKPPSGEHIMGTNRLGQDMFSRIVWGSRIVLYVVFIATILSMSIGIPLGLLSGYYGGKIDRTLSVIMDSIYAFPALILAIVIAVVLGPSPLNTAIAISFVYVPTYFRMVRGQTLSFKGQLFVEAAHAMGARDREVMFKYILPNLAPTVLVVFTLSVADAILTEAGLSFLGLSVTPPTPDWGYDLRVGQPFLLDGYWWLVFFPGIMIMLLAMAFALIGEALSERLSLGTR; this is encoded by the coding sequence ATGGAAATAGCGGGAAAAATCTCCGAGTTCCTCTTCGGGAAGAAACCCGGCAGGGGCATGCTCATCTTTGGACTCATCATAATCTTGGCCGTCTTGTTAATGGCGATATTCGCTCCGCTGATAGCACCCTACAACCCTACCCAGAGCACTGAAGACGTCTTTAAACCTCCAAGCGGGGAGCACATTATGGGAACGAACCGGCTCGGACAGGACATGTTCTCCAGGATAGTCTGGGGTTCAAGGATAGTCCTCTACGTGGTCTTCATAGCTACAATCCTCTCCATGTCCATAGGCATTCCCCTCGGCCTGCTCTCCGGCTACTACGGCGGAAAGATCGACCGAACGCTGAGCGTCATAATGGACAGCATTTACGCCTTCCCCGCGCTCATCTTGGCGATAGTCATAGCAGTCGTTCTGGGCCCAAGCCCCCTAAACACCGCCATAGCAATAAGCTTCGTTTACGTCCCGACCTACTTCAGGATGGTCCGCGGTCAAACACTGAGCTTTAAAGGGCAACTCTTCGTTGAGGCCGCCCACGCCATGGGGGCGAGGGATAGGGAGGTCATGTTCAAGTACATCCTCCCCAACCTGGCACCAACGGTTCTGGTAGTCTTCACCCTGAGCGTCGCGGATGCGATACTCACCGAGGCAGGCCTGAGCTTCCTGGGACTCTCAGTAACGCCGCCGACTCCCGACTGGGGATACGACCTGCGCGTAGGTCAGCCTTTCCTGCTAGACGGCTACTGGTGGCTGGTGTTCTTCCCCGGAATAATGATCATGCTACTGGCCATGGCCTTCGCGCTGATAGGAGAGGCCCTCAGCGAGAGGCTGTCGCTTGGAACGAGGTGA
- a CDS encoding ABC transporter permease, producing MARGLGQYIVIRALMIIPTILILYTLVFIFLRILPGNPVMAVVGTKNIPPEQLEHLMHMAGLDKPLYVQYFEYLAGLLHGDFGVTLAFPMGKPVWDYIAQRFPATFELAIWSFTVSVLLGLLTGVIGATKRGTKTDSAMRLYSIVAYTLFIPWFGMMLQYLFGIHLHWLPTSGRLDPGVNLHSITGLYVLDSILTGNWEAFVSAVKHLILPSLTLGIVLSGAYTRLVRNNMVDVLSQDFIRAYHARGVPDRKVLWYALKNAFIPVVTLMGLQFAILLGGAVLTETTFSWPGMGTFLVDRIDYRDYNAIQGAVIFFAFFVGVISLIVDIVYAVLDPRVKY from the coding sequence GTGGCTAGAGGTTTGGGACAATACATAGTAATCAGAGCGCTCATGATAATTCCGACGATCCTCATTCTGTATACTCTCGTCTTCATCTTCCTGAGAATACTCCCCGGAAACCCGGTCATGGCCGTCGTAGGGACGAAGAACATCCCACCGGAACAGCTGGAGCACCTCATGCACATGGCGGGTTTGGACAAGCCCCTCTACGTGCAGTACTTTGAATACCTCGCGGGCCTGCTCCACGGTGACTTTGGAGTTACGCTGGCCTTCCCGATGGGCAAGCCTGTCTGGGACTACATAGCCCAGCGCTTCCCTGCCACGTTTGAGCTGGCAATCTGGTCATTCACCGTTAGCGTGCTCCTCGGCCTCCTGACCGGAGTGATAGGGGCAACGAAGAGGGGAACCAAGACAGACAGTGCGATGAGACTCTACAGTATAGTGGCCTACACCCTCTTCATACCCTGGTTCGGCATGATGCTCCAGTACCTCTTTGGGATTCACCTCCACTGGCTCCCAACGTCAGGGAGGCTCGACCCTGGGGTTAATCTGCATTCAATAACGGGCCTCTACGTCCTGGACAGCATTCTAACCGGTAACTGGGAGGCGTTTGTGAGTGCTGTCAAGCACCTTATCCTCCCATCCCTGACCTTAGGAATAGTCCTGAGCGGTGCCTACACCCGTCTCGTCAGGAACAACATGGTTGATGTACTCAGCCAGGACTTCATCAGGGCTTACCATGCCAGGGGAGTTCCCGACAGGAAGGTTCTGTGGTATGCCCTCAAGAACGCCTTCATACCAGTCGTCACCTTAATGGGCCTCCAGTTCGCCATACTCCTCGGCGGTGCGGTTCTAACCGAGACAACCTTCAGCTGGCCCGGAATGGGTACCTTCCTCGTGGACAGGATCGACTACCGCGACTACAACGCAATCCAGGGTGCGGTGATATTCTTCGCCTTCTTCGTGGGCGTCATCAGCCTCATAGTGGACATAGTCTACGCCGTCCTTGACCCAAGGGTGAAGTACTGA
- a CDS encoding ABC transporter substrate-binding protein, which yields MASGCTGGGGGGEEKASTIVIGVTDKVTDLDPANAYDFYTWEVLHNVMEGLVKYKPGTLEIEPALAESWEVNENSTVWTFHLRKDLKFADGTPLTAKDVVRSIERVMKIQGDPLLARY from the coding sequence GTGGCCAGCGGCTGCACTGGTGGCGGCGGTGGCGGAGAAGAGAAGGCAAGCACAATAGTGATAGGAGTTACCGACAAGGTAACAGACCTTGACCCGGCTAACGCCTACGACTTCTACACATGGGAGGTTCTCCACAACGTCATGGAGGGCCTCGTCAAATACAAGCCGGGCACCCTTGAAATAGAACCCGCTCTAGCGGAGAGCTGGGAAGTTAACGAGAACTCGACCGTATGGACGTTCCACCTGAGGAAGGACCTTAAGTTCGCCGATGGGACGCCGTTAACAGCTAAAGATGTCGTTAGGAGCATTGAGAGGGTAATGAAGATTCAGGGAGACCCCCTCCTGGCTCGTTACTGA
- a CDS encoding 6-hydroxymethylpterin diphosphokinase MptE-like protein: protein MKWEEWKPFYMRIVEEMGYSIEEDRKAAQILRALLLESDDYILRDELEAVVGEKAYVFGAGPSLEDALKELDFSDGTLIAADGATSALLENGLVPDIIVSDLDGRIPDLKIANDRGAFMVIHAHGDNIDKLTSYVPLFSRILGTTQAEPLDIVYNFGGFTDGDRAAFLAEELGAKEIVLVGFDFGNVVGKWSKPGLREHSPIWESKRKKFEFARELLEWLEKNGRARLVYL, encoded by the coding sequence ATGAAGTGGGAAGAGTGGAAGCCGTTCTACATGAGGATCGTTGAGGAGATGGGTTACTCAATAGAGGAGGATAGAAAGGCCGCCCAGATACTGCGCGCTCTCCTTCTTGAAAGCGACGATTACATTCTAAGAGATGAACTTGAGGCCGTTGTTGGAGAAAAGGCCTACGTCTTCGGTGCAGGACCGAGCCTTGAAGATGCCCTGAAAGAGCTTGACTTCTCGGACGGAACGCTGATAGCGGCCGACGGTGCAACGTCAGCCCTCCTCGAAAACGGCCTCGTGCCGGACATCATCGTGTCCGACTTAGACGGGAGGATCCCGGACCTTAAGATAGCCAACGACAGGGGGGCATTCATGGTAATCCACGCCCACGGAGACAACATTGACAAGCTGACTTCTTACGTTCCCCTCTTTTCTAGAATCCTGGGTACGACCCAGGCTGAGCCGCTCGACATAGTTTACAACTTTGGCGGATTCACCGATGGGGACAGGGCCGCGTTTCTTGCCGAGGAACTTGGCGCTAAGGAGATCGTGCTGGTTGGTTTTGACTTCGGGAACGTTGTTGGGAAGTGGAGCAAGCCCGGCCTCAGAGAGCACTCGCCCATCTGGGAGAGCAAGCGGAAAAAGTTTGAGTTCGCAAGGGAACTCCTTGAGTGGCTGGAGAAGAATGGGCGGGCAAGACTTGTCTACTTATGA
- a CDS encoding aminotransferase-like domain-containing protein: protein MKNKLETKLAAQPLNFESFFSEKALEMKASEIRELLKLVETSDVISLAGGLPAPETFPVDIIKEIAQDVLTNHADKALQYGTTKGFTPLRLALARWMEKRYGIPMSKVEIMIVAGSQQALDLIGRVFINPGDIVVVEGPTYLAALQAFNYYEPEFISIPMDHDGMRVDLLEEKLEELEKQGKRIKFVYTVSTFQNPMGVTMSVDRRKKLIELAKEYDFLIVEDNPYSELRYSGEPVPPIKHFDDEGRVIYLGTFSKILAPGFRLGWVAAHPHFIRKMEIAKQSIDLCANTLAQVIAWKYVEDGHLDRHIPEIIEFYKPRRDAMLQALEEYMPEGVEWTRPDGGMFIWVTLPEGIDTKLMMEKAVAKGVAYVPGEAFFAYRDIKNTMRLNFTYVPEDKIREGVRRLAEVIAEEMKKLK, encoded by the coding sequence ATGAAGAACAAACTCGAGACTAAACTTGCGGCTCAGCCGCTGAACTTTGAGTCATTCTTCTCCGAGAAGGCTCTGGAGATGAAGGCCTCGGAGATTAGGGAGCTCCTCAAACTCGTCGAGACGAGCGACGTTATAAGTCTCGCTGGAGGTCTTCCCGCTCCAGAGACGTTTCCGGTGGACATCATCAAGGAGATAGCTCAGGACGTCCTCACAAACCACGCCGACAAGGCCCTCCAGTACGGCACGACAAAGGGCTTTACACCGCTCCGCCTCGCCCTGGCCAGGTGGATGGAGAAGCGCTACGGAATCCCGATGAGCAAGGTCGAGATAATGATAGTCGCCGGAAGCCAGCAGGCGCTTGATTTGATCGGAAGGGTCTTCATAAACCCAGGCGACATAGTGGTCGTCGAAGGGCCAACATACCTTGCCGCCCTCCAGGCCTTCAACTACTATGAGCCAGAGTTCATCAGCATCCCGATGGATCACGACGGCATGCGCGTTGACCTCCTCGAGGAGAAGCTCGAAGAACTTGAGAAACAGGGGAAGCGCATCAAGTTCGTCTACACGGTCTCGACCTTCCAGAACCCGATGGGCGTTACCATGAGCGTTGACAGGAGGAAGAAGCTCATCGAGCTGGCGAAGGAGTACGACTTCCTCATCGTCGAGGACAACCCCTACAGCGAGCTCCGCTACTCCGGCGAGCCGGTTCCGCCGATCAAGCACTTCGACGATGAGGGCAGGGTCATCTACCTTGGAACCTTCTCCAAGATACTCGCCCCAGGCTTCCGCCTCGGCTGGGTAGCGGCCCATCCGCACTTCATCAGGAAGATGGAGATAGCAAAGCAGAGCATCGACCTCTGCGCCAACACTCTCGCCCAGGTGATAGCCTGGAAGTACGTTGAGGATGGCCACCTCGACAGGCACATACCGGAGATAATCGAGTTCTACAAGCCGAGAAGGGATGCGATGCTCCAGGCGCTCGAGGAGTACATGCCGGAAGGCGTCGAATGGACGAGGCCGGACGGCGGAATGTTCATCTGGGTAACTCTCCCAGAGGGCATAGACACGAAGCTTATGATGGAGAAGGCCGTTGCGAAGGGCGTTGCCTACGTCCCGGGTGAGGCCTTCTTTGCCTACAGGGACATCAAGAACACGATGAGGCTCAACTTCACCTACGTTCCAGAGGATAAGATCCGCGAGGGCGTCAGAAGACTTGCCGAGGTAATAGCGGAGGAAATGAAAAAGCTCAAGTGA
- a CDS encoding gamma-glutamyl-gamma-aminobutyrate hydrolase family protein, whose product MRPIIAIIGTSKDGYTLTNTQHFKRVLEAGGLPVLFSPESDPEDVIEVSDGILLVQGPDIHPSFYGEDPSPNLRDVDVVKDEFEMTLVKLAIEREIPILGVGRGMQIINVALGGTLYQDVYEIPKAIKHDWEIGRVRPDQKLHTVRVKTDSKLYNILKDVLVIEGTNDAWTWVNSFHHQAVKRVGEGLRQVAFSVDGLIEGIESTDESFVIGVQWQPEYLDEMKVLYEALVKAALAHQQRKHEIELIQLEEEAKKRLLQGSTEQGESHRTSETNDNPPDMNQT is encoded by the coding sequence ATGCGTCCAATCATAGCCATAATCGGTACCTCCAAAGACGGATATACCCTGACTAATACGCAGCACTTCAAGAGGGTTCTTGAGGCTGGTGGCCTTCCAGTGCTCTTCAGTCCAGAGAGCGATCCTGAGGATGTTATAGAAGTTTCGGACGGCATACTCCTTGTTCAAGGCCCCGACATCCATCCCAGTTTCTACGGTGAGGATCCTTCACCCAACCTCAGGGACGTGGACGTCGTTAAGGACGAGTTTGAAATGACCCTTGTCAAACTGGCGATTGAGAGAGAAATCCCGATTCTCGGTGTTGGAAGGGGAATGCAGATAATAAACGTCGCCCTAGGTGGGACGCTGTATCAGGACGTATATGAAATCCCGAAGGCCATAAAGCACGACTGGGAAATCGGCAGGGTTAGGCCCGATCAGAAGCTCCACACGGTGAGGGTGAAAACGGACTCAAAGCTCTACAACATCCTCAAAGACGTCCTGGTCATCGAGGGCACAAACGATGCCTGGACTTGGGTAAACAGCTTCCACCACCAGGCCGTCAAGAGGGTCGGAGAGGGCCTCAGACAGGTGGCCTTTTCCGTTGATGGCCTCATAGAGGGCATCGAGTCCACCGACGAGAGCTTCGTTATCGGTGTCCAGTGGCAGCCTGAGTACTTGGACGAAATGAAAGTCCTGTACGAGGCTCTGGTGAAGGCGGCGCTCGCGCACCAGCAGCGGAAGCACGAGATTGAATTAATCCAGCTCGAGGAAGAGGCTAAGAAGAGGCTCCTTCAAGGCTCTACGGAACAAGGTGAGAGCCATCGCACGTCGGAAACGAACGATAACCCTCCCGACATGAACCAAACGTGA